The following coding sequences are from one Musa acuminata AAA Group cultivar baxijiao chromosome BXJ2-4, Cavendish_Baxijiao_AAA, whole genome shotgun sequence window:
- the LOC103982604 gene encoding salt tolerance receptor-like cytoplasmic kinase 1, protein MHSPFLHYSVSSSCLAHKPRLCRQRLLSSVAHVTMFRRYRIPLCCWCGNADDLELGPAQARVADSPDAEKEAEEEKGVPARRFGCAEIESFAGKFATAAVVGEGGCSTVYLARLPDSSLAALKLHRPSERLHRAFRQELDVLLRLRHPHIVRLLGYCDDGEEEGVLVFEYAPNGSLHEKLHGGGEVLPWARRMAIAYQVAQALDYLHEGCDPQVVHGDVKAANVLLDRRLEAKLCDFGSARVGFSAAVAPPRSARAMVVGSPGYVDPHYLRSGMVSKKSDVYSFGVLLLELLTGAEAFDAERERRLTAELGPVLRDPDGRAAEVVDARLSGVYDAGEAKAAAVVAAMCVRDNPSLRPSMAEIVRMLRASASIATVESKSNGKSDS, encoded by the exons ATGCACTCTCCCTTCCTCCATTACTCGGTCTCCTCATCTTGCCTTGCTCATAAGCCTCGCCTCTGCCGCCAGCGTCTTCTTAGCTCTGTTGCCCACGTTACGATGTTCCGCAGGTACAGGATACCGCTCTGCTGCTGGTGCGGCAACGCGGACGACTTGGAGCTCGGCCCGGCCCAGGCTCGCGTTGCCGACAGCCCCGACGCTgagaaggaggcggaggaggagaagggggtgCCGGCCCGGCGGTTCGGGTGCGCGGAGATCGAGTCGTTTGCCGGGAAGTTCGCCACCGCCGCGGTGGTCGGTGAGGGCGGGTGCAGCACCGTCTACCTTGCCCGCCTCCCGGACTCCTCTCTCGCTGCCCTTAAGCTCCACCGCCCGAGCGAGCGCCTCCACCGCGCCTTCCGCCAGGAGCTCGACGTActcctccgcctccgccaccCCCACATCGTCCGCCTCCTCGGCTACTGCGACGACGGCg AAGAAGAAGGCGTTTTGGTGTTCGAGTACGCACCCAACGGCAGCCTCCATGAGAAGCTTCACGGCGGCGGGGAGGTGCTGCCGTGGGCGCGGCGGATGGCGATCGCGTACCAGGTGGCGCAAGCGCTCGACTACCTGCACGAAGGGTGCGACCCGCAAGTTGTGCACGGCGACGTGAAGGCTGCAAACGTCCTCCTCGACAGACGGCTGGAGGCGAAGCTTTGCGACTTCGGGTCGGCCCGGGTGGGCTTCTCAGCAGCGGTGGCGCCGCCGCGCTCTGCCCGCGCCATGGTGGTGGGATCGCCGGGCTACGTCGACCCACACTACCTGCGCTCCGGAATGGTCTCCAAGAAGAgcgacgtgtacagcttcggggTGCTGCTGCTGGAGCTGCTCACCGGAGCAGAGGCGTTCGACGCGGAGCGAGAGCGGCGGCTGACGGCGGAGCTCGGCCCGGTGCTTCGGGACCCGGACGGTCGGGCCGCGGAGGTTGTGGACGCTAGACTGAGCGGGGTGTACGACGCCGGGGAGGCgaaggcggcggcggtggtggcagcCATGTGCGTCCGGGACAACCCCAGCCTCCGCCCCTCGATGGCGGAGATCGTCAGGATGCTGCGGGCTTCGGCTTCCATCGCAACCGTTGAATCAAAATCCAACGGCAAGAGTGATTCGTAG
- the LOC135611101 gene encoding UPF0496 protein 4-like, producing the protein MSRPHDGQRTFFPFGNPFRIILPKGSYLSLKLRELQFSFEKNLADKLKKLKPKDNADVLTLSWMRLAIEFLSEAYNSLKTLINELQLPVSDWDEKWIDIYLDSSVKLLDICIALSSELSRLNQGQILLQYVVRLMDVSTSHPSPEQLKKSHLHLHEWIERINSKSFKLESCPVIESLRGTLGLPKVKSSKGKVLMRALYGVKVMTVFICGVFSVMLSGCSKPLIDLHISSEDFFWFEAFSDLQAAANEEIRRRFDSGKVVIFKEIAAVEACASGLCNLTISGCCQKEPVQDGIGINHEEEMIAPRKSTDLERQMFQEYAINLVNGANSLGHELDSVSKQVNDFFEIVLMGRDALLCNLRMSAVTQQ; encoded by the coding sequence ATGAGTCGACCACATGATGGACAGCGGACCTTCTTTCCATTTGGAAATCCTTTTCGTATTATCCTCCCCAAGGGATCTTATTTGTCGCTGAAGCTTCGTGAATTACAGTTTTCTTTTGAGAAAAACTTGGCAGATAAATTGAAAAAGCTCAAGCCTAAGGATAATGCAGATGTCCTTACTCTATCCTGGATGAGGCTTGCTATCGAGTTCTTATCAGAAGCTTATAATAGCTTAAAAACTTTAATTAATGAGCTTCAGTTACCTGTTTCTGACTGGGATGAGAAGTGGATTGACATATACTTGGACAGCAGTGTGAAGTTGCTTGATATTTGCATTGCGTTAAGCTCTGAGCTATCCCGATTAAATCAAGGTCAAATTCTGCTTCAGTATGTGGTACGTCTTATGGACGTCTCCACCAGTCATCCTTCACCTGAACAACTCAAAAAATCTCATTTGCATCTTCATGAATGGATCGAACGTATCAACTCCAAGAGTTTCAAACTGGAAAGCTGTCCTGTTATTGAAAGTCTTCGAGGAACTCTTGGTTTACCAAAGGTCAAAAGCTCCAAAGGAAAGGTATTGATGAGAGCCTTATATGGAGTTAAGGTCATGACTGTATTCATTTGTGGTGTCTTTTCAGTGATGCTGTCTGGTTGCTCAAAACCACTGATCGACTTGCACATTTCTTCTGAGGACTTCTTTTGGTTTGAGGCCTTCAGTGACTTGCAAGCTGCTGCAAACGAGGAAATTAGGAGACGGTTTGACAGTGGGAAGGTGGTGATATTCAAAGAGATAGCGGCAGTTGAAGCATGTGCTTCAGGGTTATGCAATTTGACTATCAGCGGCTGTTGTCAGAAAGAACCCGTGCAAGATGGCATTGGCATTAATCATGAAGAGGAAATGATTGCACCAAGGAAGAGCACCGACTTAGAAAGGCAAATGTTTCAGGAGTATGCTATCAATTTGGTCAACGGGGCCAACAGCCTTGGCCATGAGCTAGATTCTGTTTCAAAACAAGTCAATGACTTTTTCGAAATCGTTTTAATGGGTCGTGATGCTTTGCTTTGTAATCTTAGAATGTCTGCTGTAACACAACAGTAG
- the LOC103982608 gene encoding COBRA-like protein 7, which produces MLRFQCMHYAANPSTRRLERRGSDTKNKGNKPTSHLPLSSPICLPLCLRLLHGSAGARLLALTEKMRPATASLSLLLLLLLFCGADAYDPMDPDGNITIKWDFMTNSGDMYMVSVSIYNYQLYRHIERPGWRLGWTWPNNEVIWDMRGAETTNQGNCSKFKGDNIPHCCEKSPTIVDLLPGTPYNMQTKNCCRGGVLSSLAQDRTLAMASFQMSMESANISSPATGKPSNFTLGIPGYTCSNATVVAPSKFQFDKQRTTQALMTWEITCSFSQFRESETPSCCVSLSTFYNSTIVSCPRCSCGCQGEPTLPTCSRDGEQSNFLRLPNGDGGSTTSPAVLCTPHMCPIRVHWHVKESYREYWRVKVTITNFNMYSNYSDWNLVIQHPNFRSILQIFSFNYLPLVQYGEINDTAMFWGIKHYNDMLIQCGENGNVQTEMLLHKDAADFTFGGGWAFPRRLSFNGHDCVMPPPDSYPTLPNGSSTLSSLVHCVSLVLSSFLLSVVLLLL; this is translated from the exons ATGCTGCGTTTCCAATGCATGCACTACGCTGCCAACCCATCCACCCGTCGATTAGAGCGAAGGGGAAGCGATACAAAGAACAAAGGGAACAAGCCAACCTCTCACCTTCCTCTCTCCTCCCCCATTTGTCTCCCTCTCTGCCTTCGTCTGCTTCATGGGAGTGCAGGTGCACGTCTCTTGGCGCTGACAGAGAAAATGAGACCCGCGACGGCCTCCctctcgctgctgctgctgctgttgctgttctGCGGCGCAG ATGCGTACGATCCGATGGACCCTGACGGCAACATCACGATCAAGTGGGATTTCATGACCAACTCCGGGGACATGTACATG GTTTCGGTAAGCATATATAATTACCAGCTGTATCGGCACATCGAGAGACCTGGTTGGAGATTAGGTTGGACATGGCCTAATAATGAAGTGATTTGGGATATGCGGGGAGCCGAAACTACCAATCAAGGAAACTGCTCCAAGTTCAAGGGTGACAACATCCCCCACTGCTGCGAGAAGAGCCCCACCATTGTGGATTTGCTGCCAGGAACACCCTACAACATGCAAACCAAGAACTGCTGCAGGGGAGGTGTGTTGTCTTCTCTCGCCCAGGACCGAACACTGGCCATGGCCTCCTTCCAGATGTCCATGGAGTCTGCTAACATCAGCAGTCCCGCCACCGGGAAGCCATCAAACTTCACCCTCGGGATACCTGGTTATACTTGCAGCAATGCCACTGTTGTGGCACCCAGCAAGTTCCAGTTCGACAAGCAACGTACCACCCAGGCACTGA TGACATGGGAAATCACCTGTTCCTTCTCCCAATTCAGGGAATCTGAAACGCCCAGCTGCTGCGTTTCTTTGTCGACGTTCTACAACAGTACCATAGTCTCATGCCCTCGTTGTAGCTGTGGGTGCCAAGGAGAACCGACATTACCCACTTGCTCGAG GGATGGCGAGCAATCGAATTTTCTTCGCTTGCCAAACGGCGATGGTGGCTCGACGACAAGCCCGGCTGTCTTGTGCACGCCGCACATGTGCCCCATTCGCGTGCACTGGCACGTGAAGGAGAGCTACAGAGAGTACTGGCGAGTGAAGGTGACGATCACCAACTTCAACATGTACAGCAACTACAGCGACTGGAATTTGGTGATACAGCATCCCAACTTTCGGAGCATACTACAAATCTTCAGCTTCAACTACCTGCCTCTCGTCCAGTATGGCGAGATCA ATGATACCGCGATGTTTTGGGGCATCAAGCATTACAATGACATGTTGATTCAGTGCGGCGAGAACGGGAATGTGCAGACCGAGATGCTGCTGCACAAAGACGCTGCAGACTTTACCTTCGGTGGAGGCTGGGCTTTCCCGAGGAGGCTATCGTTCAATGGACATGATTGTGTCATGCCGCCGCCGGATTCGTACCCGACGCTGCCCAACGGAAGCTCCACGTTGTCCTCTCTGGTTCATTGTGTCTCCCTGGTTCTCTCGTCGTTCTTGTTGTCTGTAGTCTTGCTGCTCTTGTAA